The sequence GTTTTGAAAGGTATAAAGAGCTACTTTAATGTTGCTCTTTTGGTTCCTGAAGGTGAGTTATATGAAATTGCAAAAAAGGAAGGAATAAAAGTTTATAAATTGCCCTTTAAAGATTCTTTGATATGGAAAACAAAGAGAAAATTTCTTTTACCCTTATTTAAAAGTGAAATTCCAAAAATTTTAGAGGGATTAAATAAAATTGTTAAGGATTATAATCCCGATATTATTTATACTCATTCTATGAAAATGCATTTATTTTTCTCCCTTTTCTTTTTAAAAAATAAAAAAAAACTTGTATGGCATTTCAGGGACATACCAGAAGAAAGTTCAAAATTTATATTTAAATTTTTTTCAATTTTTCCTAACAGAATAATTGCTATTTCTGAAGGAGTTAAAAGATTTTTCCCTATTAAAAGTAAAATTAGAGTTGTTTACAATGGTATAAAAATACCTGAAAAGATAGAAGAAAATAATAATATAAAAAAGAAAAGGTTTACAATATTGAGTGTTGGGAACATCCAGTACTGGAAAGCACAGGATTTAATAATTGAATGTGCCAAAAGGTTAAAAAATTTTGATTTCTGGATTATTGGTGATGCAATTCATCCAGGTGAAAAGAAATTTAAAGATAAAATAATCAAAAAAATAAAGGAAGAAAAAATTGAAAATGTTATTTTATGGGGAAAAAGGGATGATGTTTTTTCCTTTTATAAAGAATGTGATGTTTTTTTACATATTCCGAGGGCAAGAGAAGGATTTGGAAGGGTTATCGTTGAAGCAATGGCAATGAAAAAACCTGTTATAGTATCAAATGTGGCAGCTTTACCTGAAATTGTAAACGATGCAGGTTTTCTTGTAAGAAATGGAGATTTAGATGATATATGCAGTAAAATTCTTTTATATTACAATGATGAAAATTTAAGAAAAGAAATGGGGGAAAGAGGATTCATAAGATATAAAAATTTATTTACACCTGAAAAGATGATAGAAGGGGTTTTAAAATGCCTGAAAGAAATTATTTAAAATATTTTTTTCAAATATTTTTAATTACTTTTTTAGGTTTTATATTTGTTTACTATTCCGGCAAATCTATCGCAACAGGAAATATAAGGGTGCCTCTTTTTCTTTTTCTTTCTTTTTTATCAGCAGCTATTGCCACCTCTATAAAAACTGGAATATATTATCTATTTATCTACATAGTATTTATGGCTTTTATAAAAAGATTTTTATTTTCCTTTCAGGGTTTTACCTTTTATGACCCCACCTATTTAATTCCTGACATTGTAATTATTACCATGTTTCTTGTTGTGTGGAATAAGCACAGAGAAAAAATTATCTATGCTATTAAAAATAGTTTTACCTTCAAGGTTTTACTTATTCTTCAGATTATCTTTTTTTTAGAAATATTTAACCCTCTTCAGGGAAACTTAATGGTTGGAATAGCAGGTTCAAAGTTTCTTCTTATTCCATCGTTTCTATTTTATATAAGTTTTGGTATAGATAGAAAAACCCTAAAGAATCTATTAAAAATGCTTACCTGGCTTGGTTTTATTTCCTCTCTTTACGCAATCTATCAGTTCCATAAGGGTTTTTTTGAATTTGAAATACTCTGGGCAAAAAATGCAGGAATGGTTTCACTTTTTTTAGGTCAAAAATTGAGACCCTTTTCTTTTTTCCCGAGCCCTGGAGAGCTATCAGGTTTTTTAATGACAGCTGGGCTTATTGAGTTAGCCATGAGCAACTTATCCCTGGGAATAATTTTAACCCTTCTTAAACTTATTGTTTATGGTATAGCATCCTTTTATACTAATATAAGAGCAGGACCATTTATTTTTCTATTTCTTTTCCCATTAATTTTAGCCTTTAAAATAACTAAAAAAACTCTTGCTACTCTATCTTTATATTACTTCATTTTATTTGGAATTTTAACTTTTATTTCAGGTATATCTCTTTCTGAATTAAGATTAAATTTAAAGGGTGTGAATCCAGTTTATACTGAGCATTTTTTTCAAGGTATTATTGATCCAACTCAGAAAGGTTCCTCTTTTGTTCATAGGTTAAATTTATGGAAAAATGCTATTATATATATGTTTAGAAATCCTATCGGACATGGTATAGGTGTTTCGACTTTAGCTGCCAACAGGTTCGGTGGACCTCCCATGCATGTGGAAAGCACATTTATTTCAATGATTTATTCCTGTGGAATTTTTGGTTTTTTGAGTTTAATGTTTTTAACAATATATACAATCTTTAAGGGTTTTATAACACTTTCTCATAAATATGATAAAATAATTCTTGCGGTATGGATCGGTTTTGTTTCAATATTCATGGGACAGTGGATAGTCACCTACTTTCAGGGAGCCTTTTTCTGGCTTTCAATGGGAATACTTTTAAGATGGATAGATTTAAAGGAAGAACTTTAAGATTATTTTATCCAATTTTAATTATTATTTTATTTTTTTTGTCTTTTATTGAAATAATTTTTTTATTAAATTTAAGAATAAGGGAATTTTTATTTATTTTTTTTCTTTTTATCGGCATAGTTTTAATTATTTTAAATAATGAATTTGCCTTTTTTTATATACTTACTTACCTTCTTTTCATGCCTTTTTTAAGAAGAGTTTTACTTTTATATGAGAAATACTCACCAATTGAAATTTTATACCTTGTTCCTGATATTCTGATTCTCTTCCAGTTCAGCTATATTTTCCTTTCAAAAATTGAAAATTTTAAAAAAATTCTTTCATATAATGAATTTAAAGTCTTATTTTTCTTACAGATTTTGATGTTTCTTGAAATATTCAATCCAATACAGGGACCTTTAATTGTAGGTTTTGGTGGTGCAAAATTTCTTTTAATTCCTTCCCTTTTAGCCTATATTGCTTTTTTTAACAAAGATATATATTGTAAAAAAATAAAAAATTTCATTATATACGTTGGATTGATTTCCCTTTTTTATGCTTATTTACAGGTTGAAAAGAGTTATTTCTCCTACGAAAAAAAATGGCTTATCAATGTTAAGGCAGAATATGGGTCGCTCTTTGAGTTTTTTAATTCAAAAGTAAGACCCTTTTCTTTTTTTTCAAGTGTATCAGAGTTCGGGCAATTCATGGCAGTATCATCCCTCTTATCTCTCTTTTTTCTTAAAAATAAAATAAAATTTTTACTTTTTCCTCTTTTTATTTTCGGAATATACATTTCAGGGGTAAGGTCATCTTTTTACATGCTTTTCTTTTCAATTATTTTCTATCTCATTTTTAAAAGAACAAAAAACTACAGGAAATTGTTAAATGTTTTTTTATTAATATTTATTTCTTATGTTATTTTAGTAAGCATAATTAATTTGCCTGACATTGACACAGGGACCCTTCAGGGTAGATTTTTACAGGGAATTTTTGACCCTTTAAGAAGGGGATCATCTTTCCTTATCAGGTTAAACGCATGGATTGGTTTTTTAATTAATGCCATAACTGTAAGACCCTTTGGTTCAGGACTTGGAATCATAACAATGGCATCACGAAGGTTTTACATTCCGGGTCCTACTGTTGAATCCACTTTTTTTGGAATGTTTGTTGCCTGTGGATTCTTAGGTGGTTTTTTACTCTTTTATCTTGTAATTTCAATAATTTTTAAAAGTATAAAAAGTCAAAAAGAAATAAAAGAAAAAATATCATTACCCCTCATTTTAATAATTTCAATTTCCATAGGACAGCTATTAACTCAATACCTTATAGGAGCAATTTTCTGGAGTTCTATTGGGTTATGGGTAAAAAATTTCTACGGGAATAAACACGATAAATATAAAGATAATCATTTTGAAAAAGAAGAATATGTTCTGGAAAGATCTTTAAAACAGAATCAGCGTAAATTTTGATAAATGAAAGATTTTTTTCTCCTGATTTTAAAGTGTATATAAGGACAAAGGATTCGGGTAAAGCTTTTATACTTTTAAGATTTTCATAAAAAGTAAAACTTTTCCAGTCTGTAAAATGCATGGTTTCTCTTTTACCCCATATTGGTAAAAGAAGTTTTGTAATTTCAAAATGAGTTACAAGAAGGTCTTTTTCTTCTGTGTATTTATATACAAGCTCTTTTGTTTCTTTAAAGATTTTTAAATAA comes from candidate division WOR-3 bacterium and encodes:
- a CDS encoding glycosyltransferase family 4 protein; the encoded protein is MKKILFATHSPYYIGGEKSMLDVLKGIKSYFNVALLVPEGELYEIAKKEGIKVYKLPFKDSLIWKTKRKFLLPLFKSEIPKILEGLNKIVKDYNPDIIYTHSMKMHLFFSLFFLKNKKKLVWHFRDIPEESSKFIFKFFSIFPNRIIAISEGVKRFFPIKSKIRVVYNGIKIPEKIEENNNIKKKRFTILSVGNIQYWKAQDLIIECAKRLKNFDFWIIGDAIHPGEKKFKDKIIKKIKEEKIENVILWGKRDDVFSFYKECDVFLHIPRAREGFGRVIVEAMAMKKPVIVSNVAALPEIVNDAGFLVRNGDLDDICSKILLYYNDENLRKEMGERGFIRYKNLFTPEKMIEGVLKCLKEII